A single Bactrocera tryoni isolate S06 unplaced genomic scaffold, CSIRO_BtryS06_freeze2 scaffold_969, whole genome shotgun sequence DNA region contains:
- the LOC120782163 gene encoding uncharacterized protein LOC120782163 isoform X3, with protein MVIIMEDIKSDIISAAATTRINPIFAPSISAAKFVSVFRIDGVPIIPPLMTADKRRQMQKLKEKAIKIEQRLEENRHRKQRYNLEYGTELEELKEDTDVIDNKNESSSNCSLSEHLIELDAQRIEAEKSYMLLSDILTQNEDESKLSAPNQNRAKITRQTAGECSEFNVQMQQSSSLEINLMHRMQKLQKSETLIYDHRSNTIISPLTEDEVQIFQQQQQQINLDHPDEKSIGQKVELTKDENANINCAARQKSDKVLKKIPSICIDPPTPINSSRSFIDTLKQQNSIDAINVNKQETPKKNLSKSLQDEISSDESFNCMESTTNRERDLKTHHKVTNITSKILKFENFTVTDTKTDKPKCSNIKPPQRSATSPSLKPLLSERTQSKIKSLDVSLTTQNENHLVRSNSFTLDYPSKALIEHIRQQQVPNDVYPTKRSNLFSMSATRDTVESKAKRVQKVDLKPRAQPMRLQLKPSITNITSPSSTHHSGAKSKRSPYEQKLIKPKIGRQLKKSVSGTTAIKQMKPTPSMPSIQTAKVTTESARERAAGNQQYNGIEDEHRQKFLELLAQQKREQQRMQQVFEEQQRYLLEQLTNKIGNVQIQHAVDHVNNKRVDSSYHGSVENSPTARSDCAESMSANSCVAANTLDLMSGAIQLPSLELSIGSSTLPATSQSSNHCTPRRRLFSHDLSPTASNRSVSISSNCGCNSGVTNNVGRSNGTTSGASSSRLYNNS; from the exons atggtTATAATAATGGAAGATATTAAGTCAGATATTATAAGCGCAGCAGCTACTACGCGCATAAACCCGATATTTGCCCCCTCTATATCAGCAGCAAAGTTTGTGTCGGTGTTCCGCATCGATGGAGTTCCTATTATACCGCCATTG ATGACGGCCGACAAGCGACGACAAATgcagaaattaaaagaaaaggcAATTAAAATAGAACAACGTTTAGAGGAAAATCGACATAGGAAACAGAGATATAATTTGGAATATGGCACAGAGCTTGAAGAATTAAAAGAAGATACAGATGTTATAGATAATAAAAACGAAAGTAGTAGCAACTGCAGTTTATCTGAGCATTTAATAGAACTTGATGCCCAACGTATAGAAGCAGAGAAATCGTATATGTTACTTTCAGATATTCTGACACAAAATGAAGATGAATCGAAGTTATCTGCGCCTAATCAGAATCGCGCGAAAATAACACGTCAAACTGCAGGTGAATGTAGTGAATTTAATGTTCAAATGCAACAGTCGAGCTCGTTGGAAATCAATCTTATGCACCGTATGCAGAAGTTACAAAAATCAGAAACTTTGATTTACGACCATCGTTCTAATACAATCATCAGTCCTTTAACAGAGGACGAAGTGCAAATcttccaacaacaacagcaacaaataaatttggatCATCCAGATGAAAAGTCAATTGGACAAAAAGTTGAATTGACAAAAGATGAAAacgcaaatataaattgtgCTGCACGTCAGAAATCGGACAAGGTTCTAAAGAAAATTCCATCAATATGTATTGATCCACCAACACCAATAAATAGTTCGCGTTCATTTATTGATActctaaaacaacaaaatagtaTTGACGCTATCAATGTGAATAAACAAGAAAcacctaaaaaaaatttgagcaaATCATTGCAGGATGAAATAAGTTCAGACGAAAGCTTCAACTGCATGGAGTCCACCACAAATCGCGAGCGAGATTTGAAAACTCATCACAAAGTAACGAACATCACCAGCAAAATCcttaagtttgaaaattttaccgtAACAGACACGAAAACGGACAAGCCCAAGTGCTCTAACATAAAGCCACCGCAGAGATCGGCAACAAGTCCATCATTGAAGCCATTACTATCCGAGAGAACACAGTCCAAAATTAAATCTCTGGATGTTAGCCTTACAACGCAAAATGAAAACCATTTAGTCCGCTCAAACTCCTTTACACTAGATTACCCTTCGAAAGCATTAATTGAACACATTCGTCAACAACAAGTACCTAATGACGTTTATCCCACCAAACGTTCCAATTTGTTTTCTATGAGCGCCACACGCGACACTGTCGAATCAAAGGCGAAACGTGTGCAAAAAGTCGATCTTAAACCACGCGCACAACCAATGCGCTTACAACTAAAGCCTTCAATCACAAATATTACAAGTCCATCCTCAACACACCATTCAGGCGCTAAAAGTAAACGTTCACCTTATGAGCAAAAACTAATTAAACCGAAAATTGGACGTCAGCTGAAAAAATCTGTTTCCGGTACAACCGCTATCAAACAAATGAAACCCACACCTTCGATGCCAAGCATACAAACTGCTAAAGTGACCACGGAAAGTGCACGCGAACGCGCAGCAGGCAATCAACAATACAACGGTATTGAGGATGAACACCGTCAAAAATTTCTCGAGTTATTGGCGCAACAAAAACGTGAACAACAACGTATGCAGCAGGTATTCGAAGAGCAACAAAGGTATTTGCTAGAACAGCTGACAAATAAAATAGGCAATGTACAAATACAACATGCTGTAGATCATGTGAACAACAAAAGAGTTGACAGTAGTTACCATGGCTCGGTAGAAAATTCACCAACAGCAAGGTCAGACTGTGCTGAATCAATGAGTGCGAACAGTTGTGTCGCAGCAAATACTTTGGACTTGATGTCAGGTGCAATCCAACTGCCATCGTTGGAACTATCAATCGGCTCATCAACATTGCCGGCGACATCGCAAAGCAGTAATCACTGCACTCCTCGACGACGGCTCTTTTCACACGACCTCTCACCAACAGCTTCAAACAGAAGTGTGTCGATTAGCAGCAACTGTGGTTGTAACAGTGGAGTAACTAATAATGTTGGGCGCTCAAATGGCACAACTAGTGGAGCGTCAAGTAGTCGC ctttaCAATAACAGTTGA